The following coding sequences lie in one Fusobacterium simiae genomic window:
- a CDS encoding MBL fold metallo-hydrolase, translating into MRVKCFHLGAYGTNCFLAYDENNIAYFFDCGGRNLNKVYEYITEHNLDLKYIVLTHGHGDHIEGLNDLASHYPNAKVYIGVEDKDFLYNSELSLSDAIFGEFFKFRGEIKTVKEGDMIGDFKVIDTPGHTIGSKSFYDEKDKILMSGDTLFRRSYGRYDLPTGDLGMLCNSLEKLSKLPDDTIVYNGHTDDTTIGEERRFLQMIGIL; encoded by the coding sequence ATGAGAGTAAAGTGCTTTCATTTAGGAGCTTATGGAACAAATTGTTTTTTAGCTTATGACGAAAATAATATAGCTTATTTTTTTGATTGTGGAGGTCGTAATTTAAATAAAGTATATGAATATATAACAGAACATAATTTAGATTTAAAATATATAGTATTGACACATGGGCATGGAGATCATATTGAAGGTTTAAATGATTTAGCTTCTCATTACCCTAATGCAAAAGTATACATTGGTGTAGAAGACAAAGATTTTTTATATAACTCAGAACTTAGTTTATCTGATGCAATTTTTGGAGAATTTTTTAAGTTTAGAGGAGAAATTAAAACTGTAAAAGAGGGTGATATGATAGGGGATTTTAAAGTTATAGATACTCCTGGACACACTATTGGTTCAAAAAGTTTTTATGATGAAAAAGATAAAATTTTAATGTCAGGTGACACTTTATTTAGAAGAAGTTATGGTAGATATGATTTACCAACTGGTGATTTAGGAATGTTATGTAATAGCTTAGAGAAACTATCAAAGCTACCAGATGATACTATTGTTTATAACGGACATACAGATGACACAACCATTGGAGAAGAAAGAAGATTTTTACAAATGATTGGAATACTTTAA
- a CDS encoding NAD(P)/FAD-dependent oxidoreductase: MEKIYDVVIVGAGPAGLTAGIYAGRGNLSTLILEKEGIGSMIMTHQIDNYPGYHIGASGKEIYNSMKKQALDFGCEIKSATVLGFDPYDEIKIVKTDAGNFKTKYIIIATGLGKIGAKKIKGETQFLGAGVSYCATCDGAFTKGRVVSLVGKGDEIIEEALFLTRYAKEVNIFLTSDDLDCNEELKEAILSKENVKITKKVKLLEIKGEDSVTELHLEVDGNKEIAPTDFVFLYLGTKNNIELYGEFVNLSQAGYIITDETMKTRTDKMYAIGDIREKNVRQISTATNDGVIAITFILKEILKNKKNKE; the protein is encoded by the coding sequence ATGGAAAAAATATATGATGTTGTAATTGTTGGAGCAGGTCCTGCAGGATTAACAGCTGGAATATATGCAGGGAGAGGAAATTTATCTACACTTATTTTAGAAAAAGAAGGGATAGGAAGTATGATAATGACTCACCAAATAGATAACTACCCTGGATATCATATAGGAGCTTCTGGAAAAGAAATTTATAATTCAATGAAAAAACAGGCTTTAGATTTTGGCTGTGAAATAAAATCTGCGACTGTTTTAGGATTTGACCCTTATGATGAAATTAAAATTGTAAAAACAGATGCAGGAAATTTTAAGACAAAATACATTATAATAGCAACAGGACTTGGAAAAATTGGTGCTAAAAAAATAAAAGGAGAAACTCAATTCTTAGGAGCTGGAGTCTCTTATTGTGCAACTTGTGACGGAGCTTTTACAAAAGGAAGAGTTGTTTCATTAGTTGGTAAAGGTGATGAAATTATTGAGGAAGCATTATTTTTAACAAGATACGCAAAAGAAGTAAATATTTTCTTGACTTCTGATGATTTAGATTGTAATGAAGAATTAAAAGAAGCTATTTTATCAAAAGAAAATGTAAAAATTACTAAAAAAGTTAAACTTTTAGAAATAAAAGGGGAAGATTCTGTAACAGAATTACATTTAGAAGTAGACGGTAATAAAGAAATTGCTCCAACTGATTTTGTCTTCTTATATTTAGGAACAAAAAATAACATTGAATTATATGGAGAATTTGTAAATTTAAGCCAAGCAGGATATATAATAACAGACGAAACTATGAAAACAAGAACTGATAAAATGTATGCTATTGGAGATATAAGAGAAAAAAATGTAAGACAAATCTCAACTGCCACTAATGATGGAGTGATAGCAATAACATTTATTTTAAAAGAAATTTTGAAGAATAAGAAAAATAAGGAGTAA
- a CDS encoding MBL fold metallo-hydrolase translates to MKILKLFKILFYLAVIVIILMIAVYLFMKTSAFGALPSGKSLERVKNSKNYIDGEFRNKESTEVLINSRKSSIQKLLEFVFEKDPEGTTPDFKLPSIKTDLKNLEPDEDVMIWFGHSSLFIQMAGKKILVDPVFSKYASPVPFTNKAFDGTNIYDVDDLPEIDILLITHDHYDHLDYPTIKKLKNKIKRIIVPLGIDAHFLRWGYTEDKITAVDWDDEITIDNNLKIYALESRHFSGRSFSNRNQSLWASFLIEEKIDNKIYRLFLSGDGGYSQRFKEFKEKFGSIDFAAMESGQYNKEWPLIHSMPEEVITEVQDMEVTNLFPIHNSKFKLSNHTWDDPLKQLDKLTENTNINLLTPMIGEKIYLHKENSFTKWWENIEKY, encoded by the coding sequence TTGAAAATATTAAAATTATTTAAAATACTATTTTATTTAGCAGTAATAGTCATTATATTGATGATTGCTGTATATTTATTTATGAAAACTTCAGCTTTTGGTGCATTACCAAGTGGAAAAAGTTTAGAAAGGGTTAAAAATTCTAAAAACTATATAGATGGGGAATTTAGAAATAAAGAAAGTACAGAAGTATTAATAAACTCTAGAAAGTCCTCAATACAAAAACTTCTCGAATTTGTTTTTGAAAAAGATCCAGAAGGAACAACTCCTGATTTTAAATTACCTAGTATAAAAACAGATTTGAAAAATTTAGAACCTGATGAAGATGTAATGATTTGGTTTGGACATTCTTCACTTTTTATACAAATGGCTGGAAAGAAAATTTTGGTTGACCCTGTCTTTTCAAAATATGCTTCACCAGTTCCATTTACAAATAAAGCTTTTGATGGAACAAATATCTATGATGTAGATGATTTGCCTGAAATAGATATTTTACTTATAACACATGATCACTATGATCATTTAGATTATCCAACAATCAAAAAATTAAAAAATAAAATAAAAAGAATAATAGTACCATTAGGAATAGATGCACACTTTTTAAGATGGGGTTATACTGAAGACAAAATTACAGCAGTTGATTGGGATGATGAAATTACAATAGATAATAACTTGAAAATTTATGCTTTGGAATCAAGACATTTTTCAGGAAGAAGTTTTTCTAATAGAAATCAAAGTTTATGGGCTTCTTTTCTAATAGAAGAAAAAATTGATAATAAAATATATAGATTATTTTTAAGTGGAGATGGTGGCTATAGTCAAAGATTTAAAGAATTTAAAGAAAAATTTGGTAGTATTGACTTTGCTGCTATGGAAAGTGGACAATATAACAAAGAATGGCCTTTAATACATTCAATGCCAGAAGAAGTGATTACAGAAGTTCAAGATATGGAGGTTACAAATTTATTTCCAATACATAATAGTAAATTTAAGTTATCTAATCATACTTGGGATGATCCTTTAAAACAATTGGATAAATTAACAGAAAATACAAATATAAATCTATTAACACCAATGATAGGAGAAAAAATTTATTTACATAAAGAAAACTCTTTTACAAAATGGTGGGAGAATATAGAAAAATATTAA